A stretch of DNA from Ctenopharyngodon idella isolate HZGC_01 chromosome 6, HZGC01, whole genome shotgun sequence:
TTTCACACAATACTCATTGTTCACATGCACACATGCAAGTTTTGTTAAAAGCACTGTAAGCCCTTTTTGATTCTCTGCATCGAGCATTTCAGATGGTGACGCAAGCGCAGGTGCTTCCCACGCCTACGGGACGTCCTAGATCAGCACTTAGGCTTTATGACTACAAGACTTGGTCTCCATTTTAGGGCTGAGGTTGGCACGAAGGTGTCACAATCCACCTTTTAAACATGCATCAAGTTTGAGCAGTGAGAGGCTTCTTCTACTGTACATAGCATCTCTCTTTAATGGCATGATGGTTTACGGTCTCTTGACAGCATGGGATTCCTATATTGAATAGGTctctttactcaagaaacatacTGTATTTGAGATAGTTCAGAAGTACTCTTAAGATGTCTTTACACTAGAAGTGGTTTATTGAAATGGGTGTTGTATTAGGGGAAAAAACGACATGGCTTGTTGTAGATTTCAGATTTGTGTCTAATTTTTGAGGTATGAATGCATTCAAACAGATTTCTACCAGGACAGACAGCACAGATTAATGTAATATCATGCTTTATTTTACAGAGTGCACTACTATGATGTTCTGGTACAgtggtttttattatttttcctctccTGAGAttctataaaaacatttatttatcacTCTGAAGGTTTCACTCACATtgtttgctgtttgtttgtcattttgacACTCGTTTATGTTGTCCTTTTCTGCCTTTCAACTTTACACTTACATTAAAGTTTTGCCAAATTAACACTTCTCTGGATTTTTATTTGCACATTAGATGTTCGTTTTCGTTATTTTCACGCACTTCAAAGCATCAATGTTCAGCTTGAAAACATTTGCATATGTTTTCCACGTATTGAAAATGAATTTGTAGAAATATTATCTCCAGACAAGAGGCCTGAGAGtacatcttttttattttaaaataccgTTACATGCGTACAGTCAGAAATCTTTCAGAGACAATAATGGAATATATTATGGTActtttctgtttctttcttgAGGTGGAAAGGAAAACTAAGCAACGTGAACTGTGTGTAGTAATGGAAACTGATTTGTACAAGATACGAAAGACAAGCTTCACTatacatttgtatgttttcattATATTGTAGGTGCTGGATTTGTTATTGTTATATCactatcattatcattattgcaattaaaatattttttactgagTTTCTAGTGGTCCTGGTACATGACTTAAAGAGTTCAACTAAAACGAGACTTCAGAACAGTAAGAACACATATCTGAAAAAGTTAATCTATATGCActatggttcaaaagtttggggtcagtatgattttttttaaagaaattaatacttttattcagcaaggacacattaaattgataaaaagtgacagttaagacatttataatgttggatggatttctattcatcagagtcctgaaaaaaatgcatcacggtttacacaaaaatatgaagcagcacaactgtttttaacattgataataataataataataataataataaatgtttcttgaacagcaaatcagcatattagaatgatttctgaaggatcatgtgacactgaagattaagaaaaaatcaaaatataaagtacattttatatttaaaatatattaaaatagaaaacattttagattgtaataatatttcacaatattacttttactgtattttgatataAGTAAACGCAGcctcaaaagcattaaaaaaatcttaccaatcccaaaccTTTGAAACAGTAACTTGAGTAATAATCTACCTTTTAAATTCAGATCAGACAgttgcatttaataattttatgattGACAGGGTGTTCTGTAAATCTGTCAGTGACATGTACGTAAATCTTCAGTCATTCATGCCTAATTTCAtcacacaaaatcacaaacCAGACCATTTTCAGACTGGGGATAAACATGTGGCATATTTTCAGTACATATTGAATGGACTTTATACAGGGGGCCCTAGTGTTATCCAAATAACCCAAAATAAGCCCTGTTTAGCTGAAAATGTTCATAATGGCTCTACTTTACAGGGATTATACTGGGGAAAATCACTCATTCCATATAGCTTTGTAGAGAGTGCAAAGCAACTCAAACTGGTTTTGTCAACAGAtccgttttttaaaaaagttttaaactgAGACATTTGTGAAAAGTCCAATAAGCAGCTTTGTTCTCACAAGCTCAGATCCGTCCTCGTTATGTTAAATATTAGTAAAACACCAAAAGCCAGTTGAAACTTGTACTTGTATATTATTCAAGACCTCTCCACACACACCTCAAAGCACCGTGAATTCTTATAGGCTACCGTAGGACCAAATAAACACACCCACGATAGTTTATTTAGAGCGACAAGGCGTGGCATATTTCGGCCAATGGGAAACGACATCCAGCATGATCTCATGAATATTACAACAACCGGTTTATACACACTTATATTCAAGTTCACATAACAGTTACCTCCTTCTGCACTCACTCAGGTCCACATCCGGGCTCAAGACCAACTCATATCAGGCTTACCTAACGACAGTACATCAAAATGTCAGAGAAGCTTCCATTTAAAGTTGGTTAGTATATGTTTATTTGATTCTTGACTTTACATTAAGCGCAATGCTGCTCTGCACAAAAGCATGCAGTCATTTATTTACCGCCAATGCTAATTAGCTGATTCCACTCTTGGTGATTTCCGATAAGCTCTCTAATAGCCTTTCGATAAAGCCTACGAATCTTTGCGAAAGGGTCTTGGGTTGTATTTTTGACCGAGCGTGAATTGTTGCAAATCTTTAGTTGCTAGTACTTATACAGTATAACACATGGCAGTGGAGGCTTCATTGTCAGTGCTGCCTTGCACGAGACATTTTATTGCAAACCCGCCCCATTAAAATCACTGTTCGCGCACTAAATATGTCTAGTTTATTACTATAGCCATTTTATGGTTACTTACAAAGTATTGTATATGATTTTATATCTAACACCTGTCAAACAAGCTAGCGTGGTCCCATTCGGAAGACGTGAAGAAGAAAGTTTGGAAGTTGTAGTTTTTTTCTGTGCACCAGAGAAGCTCCTTCGTATGAGAACTGCTTCCCTACCGAACTACACTTCCCATAATGCAGTGGTCAAACGCGCCGCCACTTTTCATTGAACGTAGTCATTCTTTTTCACGAATCGATTCTTTTGAACAGTTCGTTATGTAGATTCggttctaaaaaaaaagttaggcTGCTCTTACGTCATCTTACGTCTTTGATTTGCATTGCACATTAATGCCGTAAAACGTTTGAAATGTaggaaaattgcaaaaattgtttgttttattaaaaggtTATAGTAATTTTATATCTTCTAGTTCTGTTTGTTGTAGACCATCGAACCATCATTTAGAGCCTAAAATGATTTGTATAtacattaaacaatattaaaattaatttacaagctgattatttaatttatcGACTGGCTAATTTATCGTTTGCATGTTAATAAAACTGTCAAACAATCTATTTCCAGTTCGCATCAGTGAAACCTTCGGTTCACTCCTTATGGTTTTGTGAAATAGTACAATCGATTCATTGAGTAGGTCCAGctcaaaagaacgattcgttTACGAATCGGACATCCCTGGCGATTCAGAGTTAACCAAACATCAATATCATGCGCTAAAACGGTGCACTTCGAGTTAGGACAAATTAAACACACTACGTTCATATCTTAACAGTTGTTTTTGCGTCTTGTTTAGTCACACATCAGCATAGTTACGGTGACCGGACTTGGCACCGTTCATTCAGGCATTTGGAttgtctgttgttgtttttcagcaAACCTCTCTGATATTCTCAGTGCAGATAAGGCAGAAGTAATTCAATAGTAAATCCAGCCGGACTTTGCTCCATAGTTTTGAAAGTTCAGAGTTCAGTTTTCAAAATCAGTGAATGAAATGTCgaaagtttatttattaatagcACATTCTGAAGACATTTTCAGGGTTCCCAATGGTCAATGGAAAGTAACAGGAAAAGGAAAATTTTGGGAATTAATGAAGttgtattttagtttaaatttcaAATACTCTGAATTGTTGCTCAGATCTTGTTATAGGTTAGCAGTTGAGGTCAAAAAATGTACTTTCTGATCGAATACCATTTCCTTTAGTAATAACACATTTGTTCGACCACTGAATATTAAGGCAGAAGTGTTTTCCTCCATGTCTGCTGTGGTAACAACACTGGTAGTACAATTAAAATCAGTGAGTTCGACTGAAAAAATGGGTAACCTCTTAGTTAAGTGTGCACATGAAACCAAGCACCATCTCCTTTACTAGTTCAAGACACGTTAGGTATGCGGTTTTGGGTGTCATCTGTTGAATTCCTCTTCTAGATGTCCAAATATGAGACTGACACTTCAAAGACTTCCTGTTATAATGGACATGTATGTCTCTTGTGATTTGTAGTTACTATTTAACATATCCTGAAAACCTGTGCTCGCAAATGCTTGAGCCAAAGTTTACACAATCTGTACTGGTTTGCctatttaatttaatctttCTTTCCGTTTCCTCAATGTAACATTTGTTGTCATTTTCTCTGTGTCCAGCTGATATCAGCCTGGCCGAGTGGGGACGTAAAGCCATCGACATAGCTGAGAATGAGATGCCAGGTCTGATGAAGATGAGGGAGCTCTATGGCCAGACGAAACCCCTGAAAGGCGCTCGCATCGCAGGCTGTCTGCACATGACTCTACAGACCGCGGTGCTCATTGAAACCCTGACCGCTCTGGGAGCTGAGGTGAGGAAGcaaatgcaaaaacattaaaaaaaatagataatacCCAGAAATTATTCACCCACCCTTATTCCAAACTCACTATATTTGCGTTAAAAAGTGGCATGTTGCACCAGGTTTGACATTATTTGATTATGAACGGTCTCATTTGTATCGGAAAAAACTATATTAACATTCTtaaaattttcattaaattatcaATAGCTGACAGAATCTTTTTTCCAAAAgaaatttaatacttttattcagcaaggatgcattaaatttagaagtgacagtaaagacatttataatgttgcaaaagatttatatttcaaataaatgctgttcttttgaactttctattcatcaaagaatcatggtttccacacaaatattaagcagcacaactgtttacaacattgataataataggaaatgtttcttaagcatcatatcagcatatcagaatgattctgaaggatcatgtgacactgaagactggagtaatgatgctgaaaactcagctttaccatcacaagaataaattacattttcaaaatatattcaagaacattaaataatcttaccgaccccagtattgtaccatggtattctttgaaATGTAAATACCATGCTATAGAAATATGTTGtttcatattattaatatatgatTCAATCACATTGCCATAGTACTTTGTTTTGGAAAGGGAcggtacagtttttttttactcatttttctTACTCATAGATGCAGTCTGACTGAAATGCATCCCTCCCTTATTTCCTTTGTCAAACTGGAATTTCCCAGCCCAAggccatactttttttttttttttttttttttttttaaaaatgaaagttatgaAACTATGTATAAAGTCTGTACAAATCACATGATCTCATTCCTTTTTGATCTCTGTCTGCTGCAGGTCCAGTGGTCCAGCTGTAACATCTTCTCTACCCAGGATCACGCAGCGGCAGCCATTGCTAAAACTGGCGTTCCAGGTAACGGGTGTTTGTGTGCTGCACTGTCGGTCTGTTCCATAACCACGGCTCTGGTGTAATCCTGCCGACTGTTTGCTCTAAAGCTGCGTAATCAAATGTAGATAAGAGGAACACAGGGTTTAGAAGCACATGCAGCTTAAAGCATGTGCTCCATAGGAGAGTAAAACCTAGAATCAGCATAAATGAGTTTAATCATTAGATTTGACTCAACATTTTTTTGAAGGACTAACATGCAAGTGCGGGCAGGCAAAGACGGCTTAatcaacttcatcattacagcTTTCAGTTGACAAGACTGTTCCAAAGCCGTTTTTAAGCACTGAAACCTTGAAAGGGATTCAAGCTGAATGATTTTTAGGgtgaaagatggcaaaactttTTATAAAAGATTGCAAAATGTCTAACAACATCAAACAGATTTTTAGCTCAGGCTTTTCCAGTTTCTCATGCTAAATGCctttttaaagggtttgttcacccaaaaaatgaatattctgtcatcatttactcaccctcatgtcgttccaaacccataagactttcgttcgtcttcgaaacacaaatgaagatcttcatttgaaaatctgagagctctctgtcTCCactgacagctatgcaactgacaatttgatgcttcaaaaagtttataaagagatcataaaactaatccatttgaattgaacggtttagtccaaattttctgaagagacacgatcattttatatgataaacagattgaatttaggcttttattcacatatgtcaatggagaaacagaaatctctcagatttcattaaaaaaaatcttcatttgagtccaaagatgaacgaaggtcttacaagtttggaatgccatgaggtgagtaaatgatgacagagttttcatttttgtgtgaactaaccctttaagtcttttcttttcttcaatACTCcaataagcataaaaatacacatgtattatattataataacacATGCATATTGAGTGAaatagtctgttttcagttagaCTAAATAGCTTAGCACTGCTTTTAAATATAGAATGAATTCTAAAGATTTATCATCATTTCTCTCTTTGTCTGCTATCTTGGATGGATTTTGTCCCACTGATCATAGTGCATTACGAGATTGCCTTCTCCACAAAGGATAAGCCTAAATGCAAGCCTTAAGAAGGTATTTTAGTAGGCAGCTTAAATACGCTGACAACCTTTTGCAACTTCTCTCGTATCAGGTGCTTGACTGATGCATTAAAATGCTGCCTACTAGTTCACTATTTTGTGGAACAGAGCCGATGAATACTAGTTAAGACCTTTGAGCAgcaattgcatgtttttttttagtttttttttaaagactaaaTTGTTGACAATAAGCATTTCAGAATTAGTGCTGATGCAGAGTCAATTTGATTGCCAAAAAGATTCAAATATCTTGATATAACCAAAAAAGCACAATATTTTCTGATATTTGAGTAACAGTAGTGGTGAACACAATACTGTTATAtgttcaaaagattggggttagtaagagtttttttgtttgtttgttttttgaaagaagtctcttatgctcagcaaggctgcatttatttgaacaaaaatacagtaaaacagtaatattgtgaaatattattaatttcaaataactgttttctattttaatatattttaaaatgtaatttatttctgttatgcaaagctgaattttcagcatcattactccagtcttcagtgtcacatgatccttcagaaatcattataatatgctgatttgctgcttaagaaacatttcttattatcagtgttgaaagcagttgtgctgcttaatatttttgtgaaaactgtgataattttttttcaagataCTTTGAAAAGaaccattataaatgtctttactgtcacttttcatcaatttaatgcatccttgctgaataaaagtattaaatccttaaaaaaacaaaaaaaaacaaaaaaaaaacttttgaatggtagtgtaagaGAATCATGCCACTTTTTTGAATTGGTGACTTTGcatgcatttttgcatttaatcCATATTACTTGGTAGTTGATGGTTAACAGTGCATTTCTCAACTAATTATTATTCCAGCTAGAATATAATGCCACattaaaacagaacatatttaGAGCTTGTTGTGGTTCTGGAATGAGCAGATTTATAGCTACTGACAGTGTTCTCTCCACTTTGCACCTTATTCTGGCAAAGAACCACTTACTTGCACAGTAAAACACCTGTTTGACATgtaacatttattacatttattcatgtaAAATGGCAaaccatttatttttgtttatgtgaCGATAAGTGGCAGGTATATTTCTGTATATTCAATCTTGTTCTCAATCACAAACTTAGCAAACCCAGTGACCAGTTCTTCCTTGTAAGTATCCATAGCAGACAGACACAATTCTGATGCGTATCTTGTTgtctaatgtgtgtgtgtgtgtgtgtgtgtgttgtttgtgcTTTGTTGCAGTGTATGCCTGGAAGGGAGAGACTGATGAAGAGTATGTGTGGTGCATAGAGCAGACCATCTACTTCAAGGACGGTCAGCCTCTTAACATGATCCTGGATGACGGTGGAGACCTGACCAACCTGGTGCACCAGAAATACCCCAAACTGCTTGCAGGTATAATATAGTCTGCTTTTTGTTCTGTCATCTACTCGCCCAGACTCTTTCAAGACTcagaaaattgtaaaaaaatgtgttctcatcTCTCGTGCAGCAGAAGTAGAAGTGGTTCAGTCAAAAcgctgcatctgtaactgcatgaGAGAATAATATGAGCCATAAGGTTCTCGCTGACATgttgcaagctttatttaacatcacaactgaCATAACATATGGAATACTCTGAGTCAGATAcgcaaatgattatttttgacGTCAGTACAGGGAAATAACccgatttattaataaaaagtaatgtaaacGCAGTTTACTTGCGTTGTCAGTTTACTGGTTTGCGTGTAAATGGGGAAAACTGGTTATTTCAATAAGCTGATATTTGTGAGTTATCAGCTTActggtgtgcatgtaaacgtgcTCAGTCTGGATTTCCATTACTTATGGCCTACTGATGCTTATTACACAGTTGCACTGTACTGCTCTTTTATGGCCACTAGATGGCAGGCTAAACCATGATCAAGCCATTCCATTCTCAACCTAGCAAAGAAAGAAATCATCACTAGGTGCAGTCACAAATATGAAAAGCATACATTACAATACTTGGGGAAGGGgaagttcagaaaactatccAATGTGACAATCTTTCCTGAATCCACTGTCCATTAAGCATATTTTACTGGAATGTAACACTTCTACCCTTGttggaaattgttttattctgttggTTATTTTGAAGACTAAAACTAAACCTCTCTCTCGATATGAATATAGCCATAGAATCTGGCatgacgtaaaaaaaaaaaaagagaaagaaagaaagaaaggaaggtGAAGTTCCCTATAGTATCTATTGTTTTATTGACCTAGAGTGGAGGTGATGTGGTGTTCGTTTTACTCTATAAATGTCAAATTTATGAGGGTACTCTTTGACCTCTGCCCTTTAGTAGGGTTAAGCATCTGGGCTGGTAACACAAAGTTTAGCTCTCTTATTCTAGGTAGGGGCCAGTGAACTgttaaaataatgcttttaaacaatgttgttgttgtttttttgtttttgtttttttttaactaggtCGCTCTTTGATTCCCCCAGTTAGTGAACTGTGAATAGCATTGGATATTAAATTCATGCCAAATGTTGCATACCTCTATCAAATAAGGGCCTGTGTCATTGTTATCTTTTTTACTTATACTGCTGTTCAaaatcagcaaggatgcattaaattgatcaaaagtaaatgAAACTAAAGTGACCGTAAAGATATATccacaaaagatttatatttcaaataaatgctgtttattaAACTTTCAGTTCATCAAAGGGtcctgtgtaaaaaaaaaaaaaaaacttttttttttttttttaacggtttccactaaaatattaagcaacacagctgttttcaacattgataataagtgtttctgaagaatcatgtgacactgaagactgggatcgattcatgttaattaatgtttttcaatGCGTATGGAAACGGCGCAGGTCATTGTGTCTCTAGCAGCATCTAACGTACTCAAATAATAGCCAGTATCTCTgtaaaacagcacaaaaaaaaaaattaagaccTGCAGTGATTTTGCTCCTTGTATTTTAGTTTCAAGTGGCTTAATGCCCAAAATGTTTCCACATAGAGTTATGGTAATACTTTTGACTTCTGAGCTATAGTACATTTTCCACTGAGGCTAAAGTTGTCAGAATGTGTGTGACAGTCACTAATCTTTCCTTAAGTATGTCTTGGATTTGATTTGGTCACATCAGTTACACCAGTGAAGGTCAAGCTAacctacacaaaaataaaatttatcgGCCACCTGGTAAATTCAACATTCCTTCCAAACAGATGCACTGAGTTTGATATTCTGTgtctttttaacatttacaaaatgtttctttctGGGTAATCTCTCAGGAATCAAGGGCATCTCTGAGGAGACCACAACAGGAGTTCACAACCTCTACAAGATGTTGAAGAAGGGAGAACTTAAAGTTCCCGCCATCAATGTCAATGACTCTGTCACTAAGGTAACCTTTTATTACCACGATATAATAATAGTACATGGTGTTATCCTGTTATTTCCCGTGgttatttgatgttttgttttgttctgttcacACAAATGTGAGCACTTTGTGCATTGTTATAATATTATGACAGTTATTTGGGAATGACTTCTTTCTCCCCCCCTCCCTTTAGAGTAAGTTTGACAACCTGTATGGCTGCCGCGAGTCTTTGATTGACGGCATCAAGCGGGCCACAGATGTGATGATTGCCGGTAAGGTGGCAGTGGTGGCTGGGTACGGTGACGTCGGTAAGGGCTGCGTTCAAGCCCTACGAGGGTTCGGTGCCAGAGTCATTGTCACAGAGATCGATCCCATCAACGCTCTGCAGGCAGCTATGGAGGGTATGGTTTTTATGGTTCCTTTCCTTCCTATTTAAACACCTTAC
This window harbors:
- the ahcy gene encoding adenosylhomocysteinase — its product is MSEKLPFKVADISLAEWGRKAIDIAENEMPGLMKMRELYGQTKPLKGARIAGCLHMTLQTAVLIETLTALGAEVQWSSCNIFSTQDHAAAAIAKTGVPVYAWKGETDEEYVWCIEQTIYFKDGQPLNMILDDGGDLTNLVHQKYPKLLAGIKGISEETTTGVHNLYKMLKKGELKVPAINVNDSVTKSKFDNLYGCRESLIDGIKRATDVMIAGKVAVVAGYGDVGKGCVQALRGFGARVIVTEIDPINALQAAMEGYEVTTMDEACKEGNIFVTTTGCEDILLGRHFEHMKDDSIVCNIGHFDCEIDVKWLNENAAEKINVKPQVDRYRMKNGRHIIVLAEGRLVNLGCAMGHPSFVMSNSFTNQVLAQIELWTNTSKYPLGVYFLPKKLDEEVAAAHLDKLGVKLTKLTEKQAKYLGLPRDGPFKPDHYRY